In one Leptogranulimonas caecicola genomic region, the following are encoded:
- a CDS encoding cation diffusion facilitator family transporter, whose translation MTSQNTSHNAAAPTEYAGQTQSTTHAASGQSSSPSQPAAQPRTLEQKIQHRNQVITRTGTVGIIANVGLALAKAVIGLIANSLPIVLDAVNSATDALSSIVTIIGVKLAGKPADKEHPMGYGRVEYLSALLVATAVFATGIITMRDSILKVIHPELAHYDLVAVIVIVLSIAMKIWLGLYTRKRGKETQSEALDASGIDALFDAVVTGATLVGMFITMIWHITLDGWISAFISAVVIKSGWDMLANIINEILGERIDPTLAKEVRQEVESFKPVIGAHDLYLDSYGPNSMIGSIHLEVPAQLTAQEIDKLSRAISKEVFDKHHIILTCGIYGADPNDPQWRAFNQSIREEVMRHPGALSMHALYVDHAKRHVTLDVVRDFGVTNVEEFRQQIIDDLTRLHPQYTYTVHVDVDYAE comes from the coding sequence ATGACATCACAGAACACATCCCACAACGCCGCCGCGCCCACCGAGTACGCGGGACAGACGCAATCCACCACACACGCCGCATCAGGGCAGTCAAGCTCCCCTTCGCAACCTGCCGCACAGCCCAGGACGTTGGAGCAAAAGATTCAGCATCGCAACCAGGTGATCACTCGCACGGGCACTGTGGGCATAATCGCTAACGTAGGGTTGGCTTTGGCAAAGGCGGTCATTGGCCTCATCGCCAACTCGCTGCCTATCGTGTTGGACGCAGTGAACAGTGCTACTGACGCCCTCTCCTCCATCGTCACCATCATCGGCGTGAAGCTGGCGGGAAAGCCTGCCGACAAAGAGCACCCCATGGGCTACGGGCGTGTAGAGTACCTGTCGGCGTTGTTGGTGGCCACTGCGGTCTTTGCCACCGGCATCATCACCATGCGCGACTCCATCCTTAAGGTCATCCATCCCGAGCTCGCCCATTATGACCTGGTGGCCGTCATCGTCATCGTGCTCTCCATCGCCATGAAGATCTGGCTGGGGCTCTATACCCGCAAGCGCGGCAAGGAGACCCAATCGGAGGCCCTCGACGCCTCGGGCATCGACGCGCTCTTCGATGCGGTGGTCACCGGCGCCACCTTGGTGGGCATGTTCATCACCATGATCTGGCACATCACGTTGGACGGATGGATCTCAGCGTTCATCTCGGCTGTGGTTATCAAATCCGGTTGGGATATGTTGGCAAACATCATCAACGAGATCCTGGGCGAGCGTATCGACCCCACGCTGGCCAAGGAAGTGCGCCAGGAGGTGGAGTCCTTCAAGCCTGTCATCGGCGCCCATGACCTCTACCTCGACTCTTATGGTCCCAACTCCATGATTGGCTCCATTCACCTGGAGGTGCCGGCCCAGCTTACGGCGCAGGAGATAGACAAGCTTTCCCGAGCCATCTCCAAAGAGGTCTTTGACAAGCACCACATCATCCTGACCTGCGGCATCTACGGCGCCGATCCCAACGATCCGCAGTGGCGCGCCTTCAACCAGTCCATCCGCGAAGAGGTTATGCGCCATCCAGGCGCCCTGTCCATGCATGCGCTCTACGTCGACCATGCCAAGAGACATGTGACCCTTGATGTGGTGCGCGATTTTGGCGTCACCAACGTGGAGGAGTTTCGCCAGCAGATCATCGACGACCTCACCCGACTTCATCCCCAATACACCTACACTGTCCACGTAGACGTAGACTACGCCGAGTAA
- the pth2 gene encoding aminoacyl-tRNA hydrolase produces MATYKAKQMIVMRRDLKMRKGKIAAQAGHACVDATLKALAAHAANGRGVALEEDGEPRFAPNDESPLAAWFGAGVAKVCVYVDGEDALLDIAQQAMDQGFLVSLVRDAGITEFHGEPTYTCLALEPLFPEQVDPLTGDLPLY; encoded by the coding sequence ATGGCTACCTATAAGGCCAAGCAAATGATCGTGATGCGCCGCGACCTCAAGATGCGCAAGGGAAAGATCGCCGCTCAGGCAGGGCATGCCTGCGTGGATGCCACTCTTAAGGCGCTGGCTGCTCACGCTGCCAATGGCCGCGGCGTGGCGTTGGAGGAAGACGGCGAGCCTCGCTTTGCTCCCAATGACGAATCTCCTTTGGCCGCCTGGTTTGGCGCCGGCGTGGCCAAGGTGTGCGTCTACGTAGATGGGGAAGATGCCCTGCTAGACATCGCCCAGCAGGCCATGGACCAGGGTTTTTTGGTCTCGTTGGTGCGCGACGCCGGCATCACCGAGTTCCACGGCGAACCCACTTACACCTGCCTGGCCCTAGAGCCCCTCTTCCCCGAGCAGGTAGACCCCCTC
- a CDS encoding ribokinase: MAKLVVCGSMNMDLSIQVDRMPQAGETLTGSNFMTTPGGKGANQAVAASRLGAPVSFIGEVGDDAFGRELRAMLEADSIDTRHLGHSTLPTGTAIIVRCDAENRIILNPGANGGFGPDFVREALESMAESGDMALTQFECAPEAVRTFICTGHELGLYTLVNPAPAAPMDADLLSCCDLVCLNETECEIVCGILPISLVDCEAAAAKLHEAGVRQVAITLGERGAYGSTPASDDWLLSSNLRPTAPLELSARLVEALPVEAVDTTAAGDTFLGALAAARLEGASFFDALAFATRASALTVTRLGAQVSIPYREELD; the protein is encoded by the coding sequence ATGGCAAAGCTCGTCGTATGCGGCAGCATGAACATGGACCTGAGCATCCAGGTGGACAGGATGCCTCAGGCAGGAGAAACCCTCACTGGTTCGAACTTTATGACCACTCCCGGCGGCAAGGGAGCCAACCAAGCAGTGGCCGCCTCGCGACTTGGAGCTCCAGTGAGCTTCATAGGCGAGGTGGGCGACGATGCCTTTGGCCGTGAGCTGCGCGCCATGCTGGAAGCCGATTCCATAGATACCCGCCACTTGGGTCACAGCACGCTTCCCACAGGCACGGCCATCATTGTTCGCTGCGATGCCGAGAACCGCATCATCCTTAACCCCGGCGCCAATGGCGGCTTTGGGCCAGACTTCGTGCGCGAAGCGTTGGAGTCGATGGCAGAGTCGGGCGATATGGCGCTCACTCAGTTTGAATGCGCCCCTGAGGCAGTCCGCACATTTATTTGCACCGGACACGAACTGGGGCTTTACACCCTGGTGAACCCCGCGCCCGCAGCGCCCATGGACGCCGATCTTCTCTCCTGCTGCGACCTGGTGTGCCTTAATGAGACGGAGTGCGAGATTGTCTGCGGCATCCTGCCTATCTCGCTGGTGGACTGCGAAGCCGCTGCCGCAAAGCTTCATGAGGCGGGAGTGCGCCAGGTGGCGATCACGCTGGGCGAGCGTGGCGCCTATGGAAGCACTCCGGCTTCCGACGATTGGCTTCTCTCCTCTAACCTGCGCCCAACTGCGCCACTGGAACTCTCTGCTCGGCTTGTCGAGGCGCTTCCTGTCGAGGCAGTAGACACCACTGCGGCCGGCGACACCTTCTTGGGAGCGCTGGCGGCAGCTCGACTGGAAGGCGCGTCATTCTTTGATGCCCTCGCGTTTGCCACCCGAGCCTCTGCCCTGACGGTCACTCGACTTGGCGCCCAGGTGTCCATTCCATACCGAGAAGAGCTGGACTAG